Genomic DNA from Nonomuraea rubra:
GGTGTTGACGTCGTTGCTGAAGATCGAGTTGATGAGCTGCTCGCCCAGCCCGTGCCAGCCGAAGATCTTCTCCGTGAACGTGGCGCCCGTCAGCAGCGCCCCGAACGTGAACGCGAAGTAGGTCGCCACCGGGATCATCGCGGTGCGCAGCGCGTGCCGGGTCAGCGCCCTGCGCCTGCTCAGCCCCTTGGCCCTGGCCGTACGGACGAAGTCGGCGCCGAGCACGTCGAGCATCATGTTGCGCTGGTAGCGGCTGAACACCGCGATCAGGCCGACCGACAGCGAGACCGTCGGCAGGATCAGGTGCTGCAGCCGGTCCACCACCTGGTTCCACAGGCCCTCGACGTCGGCGCTGTACTCGCCGCTGACCAGCAGCACCTGGCGGCCGAACAGGTGCTGGTTGGCCCACGCCGCGATCAGGATCAGCATGTTGGCCAGCACCACCACCGGCACCGCCAGCACCAGGAACGACAGCCCGGTGGACAGCCGGTCGAACCAGCCGTACTGCCGGACCGCCGCCAGCGCGCCCACGAGCACGCCGAGCAGGCTGCCGCACACCAGCCCCAGGATGACCAGCCGGAACGTCACGCCCATGCGGCGCTTGAGGTCCTCGTTGACCGGCGCGCCGGCCACCGTGCGGCCGAAGTCGCCGCGCAGCACGCCGCCCGCCCAGACGGCGTAGCGCTGCAGCAGCGGTGTCCTGTCGTTGAGGTTGAGCGCGGTGAGCTGGGCGTCGACCACGGCGGGCGGCGGCTTGGGGGTGCGGTCGGCGTAGTTGGAGCGGGGATCGAGGGCCGTCGCCGCCAGAAGGTAGGCCAGGCTGGCGGCCACGACCACGAGCACGGCGTAGTTGAGCAGCCTGCGGGCCAGGAACCCCGCCATCGCTCCCCCTCCTGCACGCCCCGCACGCACGACCGAGCCACCGGACTCATCGTAGTCACATTGCTACACCATGTGAGCATCGCGGCGCACGGAACATGCGAAGAAGGTCAGCGTCCGGAGAGTTCGTCCACCGCGGTGCGCACGTCCTCGCTGGTGATCGTGGTCAGGTCGGCCGAGCTGGCCGAGCCGCCGCGCGAGGCGTGGGCGGCCAGCCGTACGTCGCGCCGCATGGCCGCCCGCTCGAACAGGGACCTGGCGAAGCGGCCGTTGCCCAGGCCGTCGATCAGCCGGTCGTCGCACACCCAGGTGAACACCTCGTCCAGCCGCTGCAGCGCCTCGTCGTCGAAGGAGTCGCCCGACTTCTCCGCCAGCAGCACCGCGATCTGCGACAGCTCGCGCGGGGAGTAGCTGGGGAAGGCCACGCGCTGGTTGAAGCGGCTGGCCAGGCCGGGGTTGGTGGCCAGGAACGCGTCCATCTCGCGCTCGTAGCCGGCCAGCACGACGACCAGCCGGTCGCGGTCGTCCTCGGCCCGCTTGAGCAGCGTCTGCACGGCCTCGGCGCCGAACGCGTCGCCGCCCTGGTAGCCGGGGTTGACCAGGCTGTAGGCCTCGTCGATGAACAGCACGCCGCCCAGCGCCCTGTCGACCAGCTCGTTGGTCTTGATCGCGGTCGCCCCGAGATGCTGGCCGACCAGGTCGGCCCGGTGCGCCTCGACCACGTCGGGCCTGGCCAGCAGGCCGAGCGCGGCGAAGATGCGGCCCAGTACGCGGGCGACCGTGGTCTTGCCGGTGCCCGGCGGGCCGACGAACACGAAGTGCCGCATCTGCTGCGGCGTGGGCAGCCCGCGCTCCTGCCGCATCCTGGACACCTGGAGCTGCGCCGCGATCGCGTGCACCTGCCGCTTGACCGGGGCCAGCCCGGCCATCCTGTCGAGGTCGGCCAGCGCCTCCTCCAGCGTGGGCGTGGCCACGTAGCCGCGGAAGCGGGCGGTCAGCTCCTCGAACGCCTTGGTCACGTCGGGCGTGGTCGTGGTGACGAGGTCCTGCGTGCTCGGCGTGCCGCCGGCGCCCACCACGCGTACGTCGCGGGCCTGCGCGGCGGCCTCCACCAGGCTGCGCGCGAACCGGGCGTTGCCCAGCTCGTCGACCAGGCCGCGGCGGTGCACGTCGTCGTAGAGGCCGAGCAGCACCCGCTTGGTGGCGTCGTCCATCTGGTCGCCCCTGCGCCGCTGCAGCAGCCCGGTGACCTCGACCAGCTCGGCGGGGGAGTAGCCGGGAAAGCGCACCCGCGTGGCGAACCTGCTGGCCAGCCCGGGGTTGCTGGACAGGAACGAGCCCATCTCCTGCTCGTAGCCGGCCAGGATGATGATCAGCCGGTCGCGGTCGTCCTCGGCCCGCTTGAGCAGCGTCTGCACCGCCTCGGCGCCGAACCGGTCGGGCTGCCCGTCGGAGGAGTTGACCAGCCCGTACGCCTCGTCGATGAACAGCACGCCGCCCAGCGCCCTGTCGACCAGCTCGTTGGTCTTGATGGCGGTCGCGCCCAGGAACTCGCCCACCAGGTCGGCCCGCTGCGCCTCCACCACGTACGGCGTCTCCAGCAGGCCGAACGCGTAGAAGATCTTGGCCAGCGCGCGGGCCACGCTGGTCTTGCCGGTGCCGGGCGGGCCGACGAACACGAAGTGCCTGGTGGGCCGCTCGGCGGTGTAACCCGCCTCGGCCCGCAGGCGTGACGCCTCGATGGAGGCGGCGATCGAGCGCACCTGCTCCTTGACCGGGACCAGCCCGATCATGCTCTCCAGCTCGGCGAGCGCGTCCTCGACGGAGATCTGCGGCGGCGCGCCCGACCGGTCGTGGGGGGCCTCGGGCCTGCCCTCGCGGCCCCTGACGCGCACCTGCTGCTCCTCGGCGGCCACGCTCTCCGCGCGGACCTTCCTGGCCAGCACGAACCGGTAGCCGAGCACGGCCATGGCGGCGGCGCAGGCCACCCAGACGGCCGTGCCGTCGGAGACGGGGGAGATCGCGGCGGCGAGCACTCCGGCGGGGGCGAGCGCCATCAGCGTGCTCACCCACGGCGTCACCCAGCGGATGAGGTGCGCCGCTCCGGCGACGGGCAGGGCGAGGAAGACCATCACGTGCACGGTGGCGGCGCCCTCGGGGAACAGCCGCCCGAACACCTGCAGCGCCAGAGCCATCCAGCCCGCCACGACCAGCGCGGTGGCGGCGGCCCTGGGATAGCGCATGGTCAGCGCGACGAACGCGAGCAGCAGGAGCACGAGGGGGAAGGTCTTGAGCAGGTCCCACCCGAGCGCGGCGCCCACGCCCATGGTGACCACGAGCACGACCACGTAGATCACCCGGCGCACGGCCGGGGGAATCTGGAAATACCGCAGCCGAACCTTCTCGAACAGATCCCGCGCCGCGGCCCGCCCCGCGATCTGGGCCCTGCCGGACTCACGCATCACGCCTCCCCGGTCCGCCCCCGGTTATACCGCACCGGACCGACTATTGGGCGGTCCTGACACGCTAGGTGGAGGTCACGAAAAGGGCTATCTGACGGCCGAGTTCCGGCCCCGCGTCCTCCTGGAGGAAGTGCCCGGCGCCCTTGATCACAGGATGTCGCAGGCCGGCCGCGCCTTGCAGCGATTTGCGCAATATGGGAGCCATGCCCCCCGTGATGGGGTCCCCGTCGGAGAAGGCCACCAGGACCGGCCTGTCGAGCGTGGTGAGAACCTGCCAGGCAGCGCGGTTGGCGGGCGCGGCGGGATCGCCGGGCGCGATCGGCACCAGCCCGGGCATCGCCCGCGGCCCCGCCTTGTACGACTCATCCGGGAACGGCGCGTCGTAGGCCGCCCGCACCTCCTTCGGCAGCTCGCTCGCGCACCCGGCCTGGACGAGCCTGCCGACGTCCAGCACCGGGGCCTTGAGCACCGCGTTCCTGAACCGGTGCCACACCTCGGGCATGGGAATGTCACCCGTCGGCAAGCCCGTGTTGGCGGCCACGATCCGCGCCACGCGCTCAGGGTGCTCGGCGGCCACCCGCAGCCCGATCAGCCCGCCCCAGTCCTGGCCGACCACGGTCATGCCGTCCAGGCCGAGCGCGTCGAGCAGCAGCGCGCGGGTCCACTCGACGTGCCGGGCATAGGTGTGGTCGGCCAGGTCGGCGGGCTTGTCGGAGCGGCCGAACCCGATCAGGTCCGGCGCGATCGCGCGCAGCCCGGCCGCAGCCAGCTCGGGCATGACGTGCCGGTAGAGGAAGGACCAGCTCGGCTCGCCGTGCAGCAGCACGACGGGCTCGCCGCCGGCGGGGCCGGCCTCGACGTAGGCCATGCGCAGGCCGTCGCCGACCTCGGCGTAACGGAGCTCGTAGGGGAAGCCGGGCAGGTCGGCGAAGCGATCGTCCGGGGTGCGCAGGATTCGCATAGAACAAAGTTCTACCCGCTGCCGCCGCCCCGCGCCAGAGGCGCCGCGCCATGTTCAGCGGCGCTGGTGCCGTCCGGGGAACTCGCCGAACAGCACCTGCTTGGGCGTCACCCGCAGCACGTCGGAGTCGGCCCTGGCGACGCCGCGCACCTCGACCCAGAACCGCCGCTGCAGCGGATCGGTGGCGAACACCGCCACCCTCGGGTCCTCCTCGATCGCCGCCCACGCCGCCGTCTCGGCGATCAGCCGCAGCTCGCCCGAGGAGGTGACGGACGCCACCGCCCCGGCCACCCGCGGCCCGAGCGCGTCCCCGTACGACAGCACGATGCTGCGAGCGTAGGAGAACGTCTGGCGCACCTCGGGATTCAGCGCCACCGACGGCCCGGCCCCCACGGGCAGGTCGCACATGAGCAGCGACGAGCGCCACGGCCCAGGCCCGCCACGCCACCACGCCTGCAGCCCTCGCAGCGCGAACACCAGCGCCGCCGCGCCCACCGCCCCGAGCCCGGCCCGCCACGCCCACGCCGCCCACCCCGGCACCCATCCCGCTGTAGACCCCGCCACCCATCCAGCCGCCCCCAGCAGCCCGCCCGCCGCGCAGGCCACGGCCGCCGCCACCACCAGCCAGGTCGCCGTGGCCAGCCACGGATCCCCCCGGTGATGCGCGCGCCGCCGGGCGCGCAGGTAACCCCGCACCATCGGGTACGGCACCGCCACCGCGGCAACCGCCGCCCGCGGCTCCACCACCAGCGCCCCCGCCACCAGCGTCACCAGCACCGACCAGGTCCTGCCGAGCACGATCCACAGGGCCACCCCGGCGTTGCGCCTGGCGGTCCGCTCGCCCTCCCGCGCCGGCTCCGTCACGGCGAGCGCCCGCAGCGGCCGCCCCCGCCACGACTCCGCCAGCGCCCGCACCGCGGCCAGCGCCGGCCAGCCCAGCACGACGATGCCCGCCAGCCCCGCCCAGACGGGATCGAACGAGGGCGGCAGCACCCGTACCGCGCCGAGCAGCAGCCACGCGGCGAACGCCGCCACCGACAGGGCGGCCGACACCACCGACACCCCCAGCCAGGGGTCCCGCCCGAGCATCGCCCGCGCGTACGGCCAGACGCCGACCCGCCGCGCCTGCCGCACCGTGAGCGGGACCAGCAGCAGGAGCACCGCGCAACCGGCGAGCCTGGCCTCGGCGCCCCGGTCGAGCAGCAGCGCGCACGCGGCGATCCCCAGCGTGGCCACGGCGAGCAGCAGGCGCACCTGGCGGGACCAGACCTCCAGCGCGCGCCTGGCCCGGCCCGTCTCGCGCGGGTCGACCGGCCAGGCAGGGTCGTGGTGCGGCCGGGGCCGGTCCCAGCGCAGCAGCGCCAGCCCCAGGTTCACGCGGGCCTGCGGGTCGGCGGGGTCGATGGCGAGCGCGGCCCGGTAGGAGCGCTCGGCCCGCGCGTGCTCGCCGCGCAGCAGGGCGAGGTCGCCGAGCATGACCTCGGGGGCCGGCTCCTCCGGCGCGAACTTCCTGGCCAGCCCGGCCTGCTCCACCGCCTCCGCCCAGCGTCCCGGCACGCGGCGCAGCACCGCGGCCAGGCGCAGCCGGGCCTGCCACGAGCCGCGGGCCAGCTCCACGGCCCGCTCGGCGGCGGGCACGGCCTCGGCCTCGCGGCCCAGCCGCTCGTGGGCCAGGCTGATCAGCCGGTGCGCCCACTCGGAGCCGGGATCGAGGTCGGCGGCGCGGCGGGCGGCGTCCAGCGCGGATTCGGGGCGGCCGGCGTTCAGCCTGGTCAGGGCCTCCTCGCACCATTCGCGTGAGGACCGGTCGGGAAGGTTGCCTGTTTTGCCGCTTTCGTCGGTCCCCACGCGTCCCATGATCGGCTGGCGGGCGATTGTTGGATAGATCCCGACATATGGCTGTATCTCTCTAGAGAGGTGTGCGGTGGCCGTGGATCGGCCGATACCGCTATCACAACCCCCCGGCATGGCCTAAGCTGCCACGCAAGCCGGGAGCGCCGGGATCAGGCCGCAGAGCTCGGGAGGAGCGAGTGACGAGCCGCGGTTCCGCCGCCGCCGACCACCAGCACGTGCGGGCCCTGTGAAGCGGATCGGCCTGCGAGGAGGCCCATGACCGTCACACAGGCCGCATCCTTCGTACGCGCTGCCGACCGGGACCCCCAGGACCGCCGCTGGTCCATTCTGGTGCTGCTCTGCCTGAGCCTGCTGCTGATCACGGTCGACGCCACCGTTCTGCACATCGCGGTGCCCGCGCTCACGGCCGCGCTCGAACCGTCCGCGGTGCAACTGCTGTGGATCATCGACATCTACTCGCTGGTGGTCGCGCCGCTGCTGATCATGTTCGGCACGCTCGGCGACAAGTACGGCCGCAAGCGGCTGGTCCTTTGGGGCATGGTGCTGTTCGGCCTCGCCTCGGCCGGAGCCGCGTTCGCTCCCACCCCGCTCACGCTGATCCTGGCCAGGGCCCTGCTCGGCGTCGGCGGCGCGATGATCATGCCGGCCACGCTGTCGCTGATCCGCCAGGTCTTCACCGACCGGCGCGAGCGCGCCATCGCCCTGGGCGTCTGGAGCGCCGTCGCGGCGGCGGGCGCCGCCGTCGGGCCGCTCATCGGCGGCGTGCTCGTCGGCGTCTGGTGGGGCGCGGTCTTCCTCATCAACGTGCCGATCCTGCTGGTGCTGCTGCCCGCCGCGAAGCGCCTGCTGCCCGAGTCGCGCGAGCGCCGCCACCGGCCGTGGGACGCGCCCAGCGCCGTCCTGTCGGTGGTCGGCATCCTGGCGCTGGCGTTCGGGCTGAAGGAGGCGGGCTCAGGGAGCCTGATGCCGTTCTGGGCGTCGGTCGTGGTGTTCCTGGCCGGGCTCGGGCTGCTGGTGGCGTTCGTACGGCGGCAGACCCGGCTGCCCGCGCCGTTCCTGGAGATCGGCCTGTTCAGGCGGCGGGAGTTCACGACCGGCGTCGCGGGCGTGCTGCTCGGCGTGTTCGCCCTGGTGGGCCTGCAGCTCATGCTCGCCCAGTACCTGCAGCTCGTCCTCGGCGACAGCCCCGTGCGGGCGGCGCTGCGGATGCTGCCCCTGGTCCTGTCGGCCATCACCGGCGGGCTCGCCGCCGCCCACATCCTGCCCAGGGTCGGCATGCGGGCCACCATGAGCGGCGGCCTGGCCCTCGTCGCGCTCGCCCTGACCCCCACCCTGACCTGGGGCGTCGAGGGCCATCCGGTGATGCTGGCGGTGTGCTTCGTGGGCATCGGGTTCGGCGTGCAGGTGGCGCTGCTCGCCGCCTCCGACACGATCATGGCCGCCGCCCCCGAGTCCCAGGCGGGCGGGGCCGCGGCCATCGAGGAGACCGCGTACGAGCTGGGGGCCGGCCTGGGCGTGGCCGTGCTCGGCACGATCACCACGATCGTGTACGCCCCCGGCCTGCCGTCCGTGCCCGGAGTGCCGGAGGGCGGCATGGACAAGGCCAGGCAGTCGCTGGCCGCCGCCGCGCACGTCGCGGACGAGGTCGGCGGCTCCGCGGGCGGCGCGCTGCTCGACGCCGCCCGGTGGGCCTTCGTCAACGCCCTGCACACGACCGTGGTCGTGAGCGTCGTCCTGCTCAGCCTGACCGCCGTCGTGGTGGCCATGCTGCTCAGCCGTGATTGAGGTGTGCCATGTCCCGATTAGGGCAGACAACTACCGTGAAACAGGCCCTCCGTGACCTTGCCGCATTAGTCGCCCGCATCGCTGTGGGCGGTATCTTCTTCGCCAACGGGTGGACCAAGCTGGAAGACGGGCTGAAGATCACCGGGGCGAAGTTCCTGGAGCAGGGCGCCCCCGCGCCCGGCGCCTGGGCCACCGTCACCATGCTCGCCGAGCTCATCGGCGGCGCGCTGCTCATCGCCGGCCTCGCGGTCTCCACGACGGGGCTGATCCTCTTCGCCGAGGCCCTGGCGGTCTTCCTGGTCGCCACGCCGCTCAACCCCATCACCACGAACGAGCTCATCCTGCTCGGCGCCGCCTCCCTCCTGCTCGCCGTGGTCGGCGCGGGCCGCATCTCGGTGGACCACATGGTGGTGATCCGGCGGAGGGAATCGGAGGCGGCGAGCGAGTTCGCCGCCGACACCGAGGCCGACCGGGTCATCGCCTCGCTCAGGGAGCCGGACCAGCCCCCGCCGGCGGCGTCCGAGCAGGAGGTCTCGCCCATCGAGGACACGGCGCCGCATCCCCGGCCCCGCGGGCAGGCGGAGCAGAAACGCAACGAGGACCCCGCGCCGAGCCCCGCACCCGGCGACACGCTGGTGGCGGGCCGCAAGAAGCCGCCGGCCCGCACGCGCCGCACCTCGACCGACTCCTAAGGAGACCGGCACGGACCAGGCTCCTAAGGAGACCGGCACGGATCGGGGCGAATGCCCGGATCTTCCCCCGATCCGTCGCTACACTTCACGACCCATGACGCTGACGAAGGCCCTGACCGTCGTGACCCTCGCCGCGTTGGCCGCGGGGTGCCAGTTCGCCGGGCCGGCCCCGGCCGCCAGGGACGCGCCGTCCCGGTCCGAGCCGGTCGCCGGGACGACCACGGCGCCCCCGGCCACCGTGCCGCCGGACAAGGTCCTCGCCGCCAGGGAGGGCACGCTCGGGGGGCACACGTTCAACGTCGAGATCGTCCAGCTCCTGCGCAGGGAGCGCTTCGTCAACCTCACCTTCACCGCCACGGTGACCAAGGACGGCGGCGGTCTCGGCTGGCAGGTGCACAACGCCTTCGCCGCCGTCCCCTCGCAGAACCCGACCGTGGACGGCGTCTTCCTGGTGGACGTCAAGAACGCCAAGAAGCACCTCGTGGCCCTGGACAGCGAGGGCAGGTGCGTGTGCAGCCGGATCGAGGCGCTGTTCCTCAAGCAGGACCAGAAGGCGGTGTTCTCGGCCACCTTCGCCGCCCCGCCCGCCGACGTGGGCTCCGTGGACGTGCACATCCCGAACGTGGGGACGCTGGCGAATGTACCGATCTCTTAGTGCCGCGGCCGCGCTGCTCGGTCTCCTCAGTCCCACGCAGCCGCCGCCGGAGGGCGGGGAGCCGGTCACCGCGCCGGTCATCGACCTCAGCGGCAAGGTCCTGGACGCCAACGGCAAGGTCCTGGACATCGGCGAGCGGATCTCCAACCTCGACGAGTCGGTGACCGACGAGACGAGGGGCACCCAGCGCAGGATCATCTTCGCCGCCGACGTGCTGTTCGCCTTCGACAAGGCCACGCTGACCGGCAAGGCCAGGAGCCGCCTGCGGCAGGCGGCCGAGTCGCTCCGGAAGGAGGCGGCGGGGAAGGAGGTCAAGATCGACGGGTACACCGACGCCAAGGGCTCCGGCTCCTACAACCTGGAGCTGTCGCAGCGGCGGGCGCAGGCGGTGCGCGACGCGCTCGGCGAGCTCGTCCCCGGCGTCACGTTCACCGTCGCCGGGCACGGCGAGGCCGATCCGGTGGCCCCCAACGCCCTGCCGGACGGCGGCGACAACCCCAAGGGCCGGGCCAAGAACCGCAGGGTGGAGATCAGCTTCACCCGGTGAATATCCTGGCGGCACAGCCGGGCAGGGGGCAGCGATGACGGGCAGGGCGCGGGCGACGGTCAGGGACGTCGCGGCCGAGACGGGCCTGTCCATCGCCACCGTCTCCCGGGTGCTCAACGGCCAGTCGAACGTCGCCCCGCACACCCGCGAGCTGGTGCTGGAGGCGGTCGGCCGGCTCGGCGACCAGGCGCCACGGCCGCGCGCCGCGCCCGGCGCCCAGGGCGGGGCCCAGGGCGGGGCGGTGTACGTGCGCTGCCCGTACGTGCTGACCGACTACTTCGGGCTGATCGTCTCCTCGGTGGGCGAGACGATCGAGCTGCACGGCAGGCAGATGATCCTCGGGCCGGGGGAGTCGGCGCAGCGCACCGCGGTGCTGCCGGGCCTGCCGGAGCGGCCGGGTGTCGCGGGCGCGATCCTCATCCTGCCGCCCGAGCCGGGCGAGGAGCTGGTACGCCTGCGCGACCGCGGCTTCCCGTTCGTGGTGATCGACCCGCGCACGCCGCCGCCGAAGGACATCGTGGCCGTGTCGGCCGCGCACTTCGCGGGCGGCCGCAAGATGATGGCGCACGTGGTGGAGCTGGGCCACCGGCGGGTCGGGATCATCGGCGGCCCGGTGAAGTGGCTGCCCAGCGAGGCCAGGCTGGCCGGCTACACCGCCTCGCTGGCCGACGCCGGCGTGCTGCCCGCTCCGGAGCTGCTGCGCCACGTGCCGGAGCCGAACATCGAGCACGGCTACCTGGCGGCCCGCGAGCTGCTCGGCCTGCCGGACCGGCCGACGGCGCTGGTGGCGTTCAACGACAAGATGGCGGTCGGCGCGCTGCGCGCGGCGGCCGAACGCGGGCTGAGCGTGCCCGGCGACCTGTCGGTGGCGGGCTTCGACGACATCGACATCAGCCGGGCCGCCTCGCCCGCCCTGACCACCGTGCGCCAGCCGCTGGAGGAGATGGGCCGGATGGCGGTCACCCTGCTGATGCGGCTGCTCAGCAGGCACACGCTGGAGGCGCTGCACGTCTCGCTGGGCACCGAGCTGATCGTCCGCGGCTCCACGGGCCCGGCTCCGCGCTGACTGTTTCATTTGTTACATCGGTTGACTCGCCCTGTTGACTCATGCTCTGCTGCTCAAAGCAAGGCGGTGTTTCATCGTTGTTTCATTTGTTTCAAGGGCATCACCCCCCAGCCCTGAGAGGACCTCTGCCGTGTCCAGAATCCTTCTGGCGCTCGCCTGCGCGCTCGCCCTGGTGGGCGCCGCGCCCCTGCCGGCCGCCGCCGCGAACGAGCCGGTGAACGTCTGGCTCACCACCACCTCCGACTCCGGCGGCCGCACCGTCACCCGCGGCCTCGCCCAGCAGGCCTCCATCGCCTTCGGCCCCGCCGGCGGCACCGCGAACCACACCATCAACGTCAACGAGGGCACCACGTACCAGCAGTTCGAGGGCGGCGGCGCGTCGATCACCGACACCACCGCGTACCTGCTGCGCGGCGGCCCGGTCAGCGCGGCCACGCGCGACGCGGTCATGCGCAAGCTGTTCCACCCCACCGACGGGATCGGCCTGTCGTTCGTCCGCAACCCGATCGGCGCCTCCGACCTGTCGCGCCCCGGCATGGTCTCGCTCGACGACACCTGCTGCGACCTGAACGACTTCGGCGCCAACGGCTACGACACGAACGTGCGCCTGCTCACCGTCCAGGCCAAGCAGCTCAACCCGGCCCTGCGCGTCAAGGGCGTGCTGTGGAGCGCGCCCGGCTGGATGAAGGACAACGGCCGGATGGACCAGATGGGCTGGCTCAAGTGGGAGTACTACGGCATGTACGCCCAGTACCTGGTCAAGTACATCCAGAGCTACCAGGCCGCCGGCGTGCCCGTGGACTACCTCTCCGTCCAGAACGAGCCCAACTGCTGCCAGGCGGGCAACCCTACCGCCATGAACTACCCCGGCATGTCCTGGAACGCCTCCGGCCTCATCGAGCTGACCAAGAACTTCGTCTACCCCGCCTTCCGGGCCGCCGGCATCAACACCAAGATCCTCGTCCACGACTGGAACTACGGCGACTACGCCCAGATCGGCCAGCCCATCCTGGCCGACGCCGCGCTGCGCAACGACCCGCTGTTCGGCGGCATCGCCTGGCACGGCTACTGGGGTGACCCGGCCGTCGGCACCCAGGTGCACAACCAGTACCCGTCGGTACGGCAGTTCAGCACCGAGCACTCGGGCGGCACCTGGATCGCCAACCAGCACAACGAGGACATGGCCGACATCGTGACCTACGCCCGCAACTGGAGCGGCAGCCTGGTCAAGTGGAGCCTGGCGCTCAACCAGCACATGGGCCCGCACAACGGCGGCTGCGGCACCTGCACCGGCCTGATCACCGTCCAGGAGGGCGGCTCCCGCGCCGGCCAGGTGGACTACACGATCGAGTACTACACGACCGGCCACCTGACCAAGTTCGTCAGGCCCGGCGCGTACCGCATCGACTCCACCGCCAACGCGACGATCCAGAACGTGGCCTACCGCAACCCCGACGGCTCCAAGGCCCTGATCGCGCACAACGGCGGCACCTCCGCCCAGTCCGTCAGGGTCAACTGGGGCGGCCAGTCCTTCGTCTACTCGCTGCCCGCGCGGACCACGGCCACGTTCACCTGGTCGGGAACGACGTCCTCAGGCGGGCAGATCACCGGGCTGGCGGGCAAGTGCGTGGACGTGGCGGGCGGCAGCAGCGCCGACGGCACCGCCGTCCAGCTCTACACCTGCAACGGCACCGCCGCCCAGCAGTGGACGAGGCCGGGCGACGGCACGCTGCGCGCCCTCGGCAAGTGCCTCGACGTCCGCGACCACGGCACCGCCGACGGCAGCCGCCTCCAGCTCTGGTCCTGTACGGGCGCCGCCAACCAGCAGTGGACCCACACCCCGGCCCGCGACCTGGTGAACCCGGCGGCGGACAAGTGCGCCGACGTCACCGGCAACACCAGCGCCGACGGCACCCCGCTGCAGCTGTGGACCTGCACCGGCGCGGCCAACCAGAAGTGGACCCTGTCGTAAGACGCCGGAGCCCGGCTCACATCTCCGCGGTGAGCCGGGCCACCGTCCGCATCTTGTTCATCGCGTCCAGCGCCGCCACCTTGTACGACTCCGCCAGCGTCGGATAGTTGAACACCGCGTTGACCAGGTAGTCCACGGTCCCGCCGCAGCCCATGACCGTCTGCCCGATGTGCACCAGCTCCGTCGCCTGCGTGCCGAACACGTGCACGCCCAGCAGCCGCCGGTCCTCCGAGGACACCAGCAGCTTGAGCATCCCGTACGAGTCGCCGATGATCTGCCCCCTGGCGAGCTCCCTGTACCGCGAGACGCCCACCTCGAACGGCACCTTGTCGCGGGTCAGCTCGTCCTCCGACTTCCCGACGAAGCTGATCTCGGGGATGGTGTAGATCCCGATCGGCGGCAGGTCGTGCAGGTCGCCGGCCGGCTCGCCGCAGGCGTGCTGCGCGGCCAGCCGCCCCTGCTCCATGGACGTGGCCGCCAGCGCGGGGAAGCCGATCACGTCGCCCACGGCGTAGATGTGCGGCACCTCGGTGGCGTAGTTCTCGTCCACCTTGATCCGGCCCCGGTCGTCGGCGGCCAGCCCGGCGGCCTCCAGGTTCAGCTCGGCCGTCTTGCCCTGGCGGCCCGCCGAGTACATGACGCAGTCGGCCGGGATCTTCTTGCCGCTCTCCAGCAGGGTCAGCGCGCCGCGCGGGCGGCGCTCGAC
This window encodes:
- a CDS encoding MFS transporter, translated to MTVTQAASFVRAADRDPQDRRWSILVLLCLSLLLITVDATVLHIAVPALTAALEPSAVQLLWIIDIYSLVVAPLLIMFGTLGDKYGRKRLVLWGMVLFGLASAGAAFAPTPLTLILARALLGVGGAMIMPATLSLIRQVFTDRRERAIALGVWSAVAAAGAAVGPLIGGVLVGVWWGAVFLINVPILLVLLPAAKRLLPESRERRHRPWDAPSAVLSVVGILALAFGLKEAGSGSLMPFWASVVVFLAGLGLLVAFVRRQTRLPAPFLEIGLFRRREFTTGVAGVLLGVFALVGLQLMLAQYLQLVLGDSPVRAALRMLPLVLSAITGGLAAAHILPRVGMRATMSGGLALVALALTPTLTWGVEGHPVMLAVCFVGIGFGVQVALLAASDTIMAAAPESQAGGAAAIEETAYELGAGLGVAVLGTITTIVYAPGLPSVPGVPEGGMDKARQSLAAAAHVADEVGGSAGGALLDAARWAFVNALHTTVVVSVVLLSLTAVVVAMLLSRD
- a CDS encoding DoxX family protein yields the protein MKQALRDLAALVARIAVGGIFFANGWTKLEDGLKITGAKFLEQGAPAPGAWATVTMLAELIGGALLIAGLAVSTTGLILFAEALAVFLVATPLNPITTNELILLGAASLLLAVVGAGRISVDHMVVIRRRESEAASEFAADTEADRVIASLREPDQPPPAASEQEVSPIEDTAPHPRPRGQAEQKRNEDPAPSPAPGDTLVAGRKKPPARTRRTSTDS
- a CDS encoding OmpA family protein; the protein is MYRSLSAAAALLGLLSPTQPPPEGGEPVTAPVIDLSGKVLDANGKVLDIGERISNLDESVTDETRGTQRRIIFAADVLFAFDKATLTGKARSRLRQAAESLRKEAAGKEVKIDGYTDAKGSGSYNLELSQRRAQAVRDALGELVPGVTFTVAGHGEADPVAPNALPDGGDNPKGRAKNRRVEISFTR
- a CDS encoding LacI family DNA-binding transcriptional regulator, with translation MTGRARATVRDVAAETGLSIATVSRVLNGQSNVAPHTRELVLEAVGRLGDQAPRPRAAPGAQGGAQGGAVYVRCPYVLTDYFGLIVSSVGETIELHGRQMILGPGESAQRTAVLPGLPERPGVAGAILILPPEPGEELVRLRDRGFPFVVIDPRTPPPKDIVAVSAAHFAGGRKMMAHVVELGHRRVGIIGGPVKWLPSEARLAGYTASLADAGVLPAPELLRHVPEPNIEHGYLAARELLGLPDRPTALVAFNDKMAVGALRAAAERGLSVPGDLSVAGFDDIDISRAASPALTTVRQPLEEMGRMAVTLLMRLLSRHTLEALHVSLGTELIVRGSTGPAPR
- a CDS encoding ricin-type beta-trefoil lectin domain protein produces the protein MSRILLALACALALVGAAPLPAAAANEPVNVWLTTTSDSGGRTVTRGLAQQASIAFGPAGGTANHTINVNEGTTYQQFEGGGASITDTTAYLLRGGPVSAATRDAVMRKLFHPTDGIGLSFVRNPIGASDLSRPGMVSLDDTCCDLNDFGANGYDTNVRLLTVQAKQLNPALRVKGVLWSAPGWMKDNGRMDQMGWLKWEYYGMYAQYLVKYIQSYQAAGVPVDYLSVQNEPNCCQAGNPTAMNYPGMSWNASGLIELTKNFVYPAFRAAGINTKILVHDWNYGDYAQIGQPILADAALRNDPLFGGIAWHGYWGDPAVGTQVHNQYPSVRQFSTEHSGGTWIANQHNEDMADIVTYARNWSGSLVKWSLALNQHMGPHNGGCGTCTGLITVQEGGSRAGQVDYTIEYYTTGHLTKFVRPGAYRIDSTANATIQNVAYRNPDGSKALIAHNGGTSAQSVRVNWGGQSFVYSLPARTTATFTWSGTTSSGGQITGLAGKCVDVAGGSSADGTAVQLYTCNGTAAQQWTRPGDGTLRALGKCLDVRDHGTADGSRLQLWSCTGAANQQWTHTPARDLVNPAADKCADVTGNTSADGTPLQLWTCTGAANQKWTLS